A portion of the Calothrix sp. 336/3 genome contains these proteins:
- a CDS encoding DUF1822 family protein translates to MTNVAMSMEFERLSTTSLNIESEAILQAVELSRQIPDESRQWQTYLNGLALFTLKTWLEERDAHLTVSWQESTIAKPELANILPVVANLKVGEFNICLITLDSIFDEQVPLSRIVVDLPEFVPHFYVLVEVLEEEECGIVRGVISYQQFRENLTSSQIKIQADWTYLIPLDWFEKDPNNLLLYLRVLEPEAIPLPIASANRQQQLAAIENELGRLLPQLQSPETELWQVLSWEQGIAVVTSPDLLDWIYKLQTNNLQTTNLASLQTYLLDCIRLITQPAINLGRWLWNELDEIGEALSWELLSLTPAREFRSPAAEFAVIKSQLQNQGIEIPLIGRCGYHNFNLAGNQLRIYAVAWNSSTENDPNLWSLLLILGAPAPNTLPHNLQFRVSDKTGILTEQRVNPQQVNSYLFAAVAGNWDEKFIATVSVADGVEVTLPPFAFDMRQGS, encoded by the coding sequence ATGACAAATGTAGCAATGTCCATGGAATTTGAACGTTTATCCACTACATCTTTGAATATTGAATCGGAAGCAATTCTTCAAGCGGTAGAATTAAGTCGTCAAATTCCCGATGAATCTCGTCAATGGCAAACTTATTTGAATGGATTGGCGTTATTTACTTTAAAAACTTGGCTAGAAGAACGAGACGCTCATCTCACAGTCAGTTGGCAAGAATCAACAATTGCTAAACCTGAATTGGCAAATATCTTACCAGTAGTAGCTAATTTAAAAGTCGGTGAATTTAACATTTGTTTAATTACCCTTGATAGTATATTTGATGAGCAAGTTCCTCTCTCTAGAATAGTCGTTGATTTGCCGGAATTTGTTCCCCACTTTTATGTCTTAGTAGAAGTTTTGGAAGAAGAAGAATGTGGAATTGTGCGAGGAGTTATCAGTTATCAACAATTCAGGGAGAATTTGACATCATCACAGATAAAGATTCAAGCAGATTGGACATATCTCATACCTTTAGATTGGTTTGAAAAAGACCCTAATAATTTATTACTATATTTACGAGTGCTAGAACCAGAAGCAATTCCCTTACCGATAGCATCAGCAAATCGTCAGCAACAATTAGCCGCCATTGAAAATGAATTAGGGAGATTATTACCTCAATTACAATCACCAGAAACAGAACTATGGCAAGTTTTAAGTTGGGAGCAAGGAATTGCGGTTGTCACTTCCCCTGATTTACTTGACTGGATATATAAATTACAGACAAATAATTTACAAACAACAAATTTAGCATCGTTGCAAACCTATCTCCTTGATTGCATAAGATTAATTACCCAACCTGCAATCAATTTAGGAAGGTGGTTATGGAATGAATTAGATGAGATTGGAGAAGCTTTATCTTGGGAGTTACTGAGTTTAACACCTGCCAGGGAATTCCGAAGTCCAGCAGCAGAATTCGCTGTAATTAAATCCCAATTACAAAACCAAGGTATAGAAATTCCTCTCATTGGTAGATGCGGATATCATAATTTTAATTTAGCAGGAAATCAATTAAGAATATATGCTGTCGCGTGGAATTCATCAACAGAAAATGACCCAAATTTGTGGAGCTTATTATTAATTTTGGGCGCTCCTGCACCTAATACTTTGCCACATAATTTACAGTTCCGTGTGAGTGATAAAACAGGAATCTTGACAGAACAGCGAGTAAATCCCCAACAGGTTAATTCTTACTTGTTTGCTGCTGTCGCTGGGAATTGGGATGAGAAATTTATTGCTACTGTTAGTGTAGCTGATGGGGTTGAGGTAACTTTGCCACCCTTTGCATTTGATATGAGACAAGGGAGTTGA
- a CDS encoding CHAT domain-containing protein, which produces MYKPSKKIRNHLSKYNTFFLFLLTCSFLIPGIAIALDIQTINNINTSSNSLAYSGNIENDSSSNQCAIALWAERSSITPVDCPESPWKTQHQQLIKNLIEQNQIETALEVSQIGQNVDLRDFSTQLEIQSPAHYSSNSSPNVERIKHIAKLHNATIVQYTIIYNKVIINGKKRNQESELITWVIKPNGDIAMRQINLQSRRCKERFSFANLINQHINCLYKQDSGLKSAKTKGISVETPKSDNTLQELHQILIEPIAKLLPKNPEERVIFIPQGDLFLVAFAGLRDNQGKYLIEKHTISTAPSIQILDLLYQRQIKRKLSTSLLKQNIKGDELLIVGNPATAALSPKPGEKPAELSPLPGTEEEAKNIAKIFKTQAILGKAATETVIVQKMPQAKIIHLATHVVQLNNADVIALAASNQDDGWLSAEEIQKLHLQADLVVLSSGKTALGTITSDGVIGLSRAFFVAGAYSFIGSVWEANDRGTAFLMTKFYENLSKKPDKSKALRQAMLETMKKYPNPQDWAGFVSIGL; this is translated from the coding sequence ATGTATAAACCAAGCAAGAAAATACGAAATCATTTATCCAAATATAATACATTTTTTCTATTTCTGCTCACATGCAGCTTTTTAATCCCTGGTATTGCCATTGCCCTAGATATACAGACAATAAATAATATAAATACTTCTAGTAATAGTCTTGCCTATTCTGGGAATATAGAAAATGATTCCTCCTCAAATCAGTGCGCGATCGCCCTTTGGGCGGAGCGTAGCTCTATCACTCCTGTTGATTGTCCGGAATCTCCTTGGAAAACCCAACATCAACAGCTTATCAAAAATCTAATCGAGCAAAATCAGATAGAAACAGCTTTAGAAGTTTCTCAAATTGGTCAAAATGTTGATTTGAGAGATTTTTCTACACAGTTAGAAATACAATCTCCTGCTCATTATTCTAGCAATTCTTCTCCCAATGTTGAGAGAATTAAGCACATTGCTAAATTACATAATGCCACGATTGTTCAATATACAATTATCTATAATAAGGTGATAATCAATGGTAAAAAGCGCAATCAAGAATCAGAATTAATCACCTGGGTAATTAAACCGAATGGTGATATAGCTATGCGGCAAATAAATTTACAGTCAAGAAGATGCAAAGAACGGTTTTCCTTTGCTAATTTAATTAATCAACATATAAATTGTTTATATAAACAAGATTCAGGATTAAAGTCGGCAAAAACCAAAGGAATATCTGTAGAAACACCAAAATCAGACAATACATTACAAGAATTACACCAAATTTTAATTGAACCCATTGCCAAGCTCTTACCAAAAAATCCAGAAGAACGAGTTATTTTTATTCCTCAAGGTGATTTATTTCTGGTTGCCTTTGCCGGATTGCGAGATAATCAGGGAAAATATTTAATCGAGAAGCACACAATTTCCACTGCTCCATCAATTCAGATATTAGATTTACTCTATCAACGCCAAATTAAACGTAAATTATCAACATCTTTGCTCAAACAAAATATTAAAGGTGATGAATTATTAATCGTGGGAAATCCCGCTACAGCTGCATTATCTCCCAAACCAGGAGAAAAACCTGCGGAATTATCACCACTACCGGGTACAGAGGAGGAAGCCAAAAATATTGCCAAAATATTTAAAACTCAAGCAATTTTGGGCAAAGCAGCAACCGAAACTGTGATTGTGCAGAAAATGCCTCAAGCTAAAATTATACATTTAGCTACCCATGTTGTGCAGCTGAATAACGCCGATGTTATTGCCCTTGCTGCATCAAATCAAGATGATGGTTGGCTATCTGCCGAAGAAATCCAAAAATTGCATCTCCAAGCCGATTTAGTGGTTTTAAGCTCTGGAAAAACAGCCTTGGGAACAATCACCAGTGATGGGGTAATTGGACTTTCCCGTGCTTTTTTTGTGGCTGGAGCATATAGTTTTATCGGTTCTGTTTGGGAAGCAAATGATAGAGGAACGGCATTTTTAATGACTAAATTTTACGAGAATTTAAGTAAAAAACCGGATAAATCAAAGGCATTACGCCAAGCAATGTTAGAAACCATGAAAAAGTACCCAAATCCTCAAGATTGGGCAGGTTTTGTATCGATTGGTTTGTAA
- a CDS encoding tetratricopeptide repeat protein, with product MKSLQGLASVIILFGFTVCIPHAQAEMRLAQNQTPSKSQVIPQESINNNQDAKAKLKQAYDLFFESKNYRGAIAIFNEVIQLEPNNAYAYMGRGASYYELRNYQAAKTDLDKTIQLDTNISFAYFFRGLTNHALGGKNAAIADLQIAANMFEKEGSAKMAQRTLEIISQIRNA from the coding sequence ATGAAATCTTTACAAGGTTTAGCGTCCGTAATTATTTTATTTGGCTTCACAGTATGCATACCTCATGCACAAGCAGAAATGCGACTAGCACAAAATCAAACTCCCTCAAAATCTCAAGTAATTCCCCAGGAATCAATCAATAATAATCAAGATGCCAAAGCTAAATTAAAGCAAGCCTATGATTTATTTTTTGAATCTAAAAACTATCGTGGTGCGATTGCGATTTTTAATGAAGTTATTCAGCTAGAACCAAATAATGCATATGCTTATATGGGGAGAGGTGCAAGTTACTATGAGTTAAGAAACTATCAAGCAGCGAAAACAGATTTAGATAAAACTATTCAACTTGACACTAATATTTCCTTTGCTTATTTCTTTAGAGGATTAACTAACCATGCTTTGGGAGGTAAAAATGCCGCGATCGCGGACTTACAAATAGCCGCAAATATGTTTGAAAAAGAAGGCAGTGCAAAAATGGCTCAAAGAACATTGGAGATAATTAGCCAGATACGTAATGCCTAA
- a CDS encoding CHASE2 domain-containing protein yields the protein MVKFYLQVQKVESKCLFQLSWNQNQQITAELPYPENIIADYETWQRIYHNFYSQELRGKVINIGVIAPPPVDWQGELVQGEAKLLYEFHQWLRSKELYDIRSILTANNNKDTYIDIFISCNTLELTRLPWEAWEISTQFLQTKLRIVRQPLNIQQTIQQVKRKFEKIRVLAIFGDDSGLNFAKEKQAISSLQKKIKLDLISWQEGKDIQDFKYEIVEKLKSQQGWDILYFAGHSRETDLTGGQISIAPNANINLSEIEQPLIKAIQQGLQFALFNSCDGLSIANKLIELGLNQVAIMREPIHNRVAEEIFIQFLNNIAKYQDVHQALLTACDYLKLEKNLTYPSAYLIPSLFRHPSAPLFCLQPFGFRQYIKRLKPTPLEAGIISILAFISVQIPVQTWLLEKRVLLQAMYRNITNQVTESVNINPPVLLVQIDNESIQKANILNPRPINREYMAQIIDKLVELKAPVIGIDYLLDRPDIEGDTQKDSPNDDRATLRPQGDRATLRPRGDRAMLRLKGDRALSQSLQTGIRSTPQPTRFVFATTRDSQGKWLKTHPRIANHNWSLGGEIEVLPGWYMQLLPSNKLNPKPRAFAYLLAVSERLQHLADSPKPQLTSKQDLWEQVNTYTSNKGEVLTSARTQLQPLTAFSYNFRQTWLHPIIDFSIPPRQVYETIPAWKLLDSSQKLQQQIVIVAPGGYEEAGTGQNNEDNFDLPAGMAYWRNQENPDNTRGVLTGGEVHAYMTHHYLHNRMVLPIPDIWAIALAILLGKFISDYLSNHPEQKLKQVILLSVGSTAYTIISLQLYISSIAILLPWLLPTATFWFYILPVIWKDKF from the coding sequence ATGGTTAAATTTTATCTGCAAGTACAAAAGGTTGAAAGCAAATGTTTATTTCAACTTTCATGGAATCAGAATCAACAAATTACTGCGGAACTTCCCTATCCGGAAAATATTATTGCTGACTATGAAACATGGCAGCGTATTTACCATAATTTCTACAGTCAAGAATTGCGGGGAAAGGTAATTAATATTGGTGTGATTGCACCTCCCCCTGTTGATTGGCAAGGGGAATTGGTTCAAGGAGAGGCAAAACTTTTATATGAGTTTCATCAATGGTTACGTAGCAAGGAATTATATGATATCCGTTCAATCTTAACTGCAAATAACAACAAAGATACATATATAGATATATTTATTAGTTGTAATACTCTCGAATTAACACGTTTACCCTGGGAAGCTTGGGAGATTAGTACGCAATTTTTGCAAACAAAGCTGCGTATTGTTCGTCAACCATTGAATATCCAGCAAACTATTCAACAAGTTAAGCGAAAATTTGAAAAAATCAGAGTTTTAGCTATTTTTGGTGATGACAGTGGCTTGAATTTTGCGAAAGAGAAACAAGCAATTTCGTCATTGCAAAAAAAAATTAAGTTAGATTTAATTTCTTGGCAAGAAGGTAAAGATATTCAAGATTTTAAATATGAAATTGTTGAGAAGTTAAAAAGTCAGCAGGGATGGGATATTTTATATTTTGCTGGTCATAGTCGAGAAACAGATTTAACTGGGGGGCAAATATCAATTGCACCGAATGCCAATATTAATTTGAGTGAAATTGAACAGCCATTAATCAAGGCAATTCAGCAGGGATTACAATTTGCTCTCTTTAATTCCTGTGATGGCTTGAGTATTGCCAATAAATTAATTGAACTGGGTTTAAATCAAGTCGCAATTATGCGTGAACCAATACATAATCGTGTGGCTGAGGAAATTTTTATCCAATTTTTAAATAATATAGCTAAATATCAGGATGTTCATCAAGCATTATTGACAGCTTGCGATTATCTGAAACTTGAAAAAAATCTTACTTATCCCAGTGCTTATTTAATTCCTTCCCTATTTCGCCATCCTTCAGCACCTTTATTTTGCCTGCAACCCTTTGGATTTAGACAATATATTAAACGACTGAAACCTACACCTTTAGAAGCAGGGATTATTTCTATTTTAGCATTTATTAGTGTGCAAATTCCTGTTCAAACTTGGTTGCTAGAAAAGCGGGTTTTACTACAGGCAATGTATAGAAATATCACAAATCAAGTTACAGAATCAGTAAATATAAACCCTCCTGTACTTTTGGTGCAAATTGATAACGAATCTATTCAGAAAGCAAATATTTTAAATCCGCGACCAATAAATCGAGAATACATGGCGCAAATTATTGATAAACTGGTGGAATTAAAAGCGCCTGTTATTGGCATTGATTACTTATTAGATAGACCAGATATAGAAGGTGATACTCAGAAAGATTCCCCTAACGACGATAGAGCTACACTCCGTCCACAAGGCGATCGCGCTACACTCCGCCCACGGGGCGATAGAGCTATGCTCCGCCTAAAAGGCGATCGCGCACTTTCCCAATCACTGCAAACTGGTATCCGCTCTACACCACAACCGACACGCTTTGTATTTGCGACAACCCGCGATTCTCAAGGGAAATGGTTAAAAACACATCCCCGCATCGCTAACCATAACTGGAGTTTGGGGGGAGAAATCGAAGTTTTACCTGGGTGGTATATGCAACTATTACCTAGTAATAAATTGAACCCTAAGCCTAGAGCTTTTGCTTATCTATTAGCTGTTTCTGAACGCTTGCAACATCTTGCAGATTCGCCGAAACCACAGTTAACTAGCAAACAAGATTTATGGGAGCAAGTTAATACTTATACTAGTAATAAAGGCGAAGTTTTAACATCAGCACGCACACAACTACAACCCTTAACAGCTTTCAGCTACAACTTTCGGCAAACCTGGTTACATCCGATTATAGACTTTTCTATACCTCCGCGTCAGGTGTATGAAACTATCCCTGCGTGGAAATTACTCGATTCTTCCCAGAAATTACAGCAGCAAATCGTCATAGTTGCACCGGGAGGTTACGAAGAAGCAGGAACCGGACAAAATAACGAAGATAATTTTGATTTACCTGCTGGGATGGCTTATTGGCGAAATCAAGAGAACCCGGATAATACTCGTGGGGTACTTACGGGTGGGGAAGTTCACGCTTATATGACCCATCACTACCTCCATAATCGCATGGTTTTACCGATTCCCGATATCTGGGCGATCGCTCTCGCTATATTACTGGGTAAATTTATATCCGATTATCTCAGTAATCATCCGGAACAAAAGTTAAAACAAGTGATTCTATTAAGTGTGGGTTCGACAGCTTATACAATTATTAGCTTACAACTTTACATCTCATCCATCGCAATTCTTTTGCCTTGGTTGTTGCCAACAGCAACTTTTTGGTTTTACATTTTACCTGTTATTTGGAAAGATAAATTCTAA
- a CDS encoding DUF928 domain-containing protein gives MHKNNIILKLGSSTLSVTAFVSLFAFIPQPVYSQKISPQVDFWHKIFKPARDPEPPIKPRKGGSRPGQSVCLISPDVPTQTRIIWHNQPLFIWQNSKASQLGRTEIKKIAVELIDGQKSNNRLLKTQIVAGKQHIKYQGEPLKPGQTYRWLIFFNQESNSPAMFVPFKVMEASQRNQITTELKLLEKLHKNRGANTEAIAQAKAKYFADKGLWSDALQQAYSVPQPSSQLSQIIKDLPNQLCK, from the coding sequence ATGCACAAGAATAATATTATTTTAAAGTTAGGTAGCTCAACATTATCAGTTACAGCTTTCGTTAGTTTATTTGCATTCATTCCTCAACCTGTTTATTCACAAAAAATTTCTCCCCAGGTTGATTTTTGGCATAAAATTTTTAAACCTGCACGTGACCCAGAACCCCCGATAAAACCTCGTAAAGGTGGTTCCCGTCCTGGACAATCAGTTTGTCTAATTTCCCCTGATGTCCCAACTCAAACACGAATTATTTGGCATAATCAACCCTTATTTATCTGGCAAAATAGCAAAGCTTCTCAATTGGGGAGAACAGAAATCAAAAAAATAGCTGTAGAACTAATAGATGGTCAAAAAAGTAATAATAGGTTGCTCAAAACGCAAATTGTCGCCGGAAAACAACATATCAAATATCAAGGGGAACCATTAAAACCTGGTCAAACTTACAGATGGTTAATCTTTTTCAATCAAGAAAGTAATTCCCCAGCAATGTTTGTACCTTTTAAAGTTATGGAAGCATCCCAACGCAATCAAATTACCACTGAATTGAAATTGTTGGAAAAATTACATAAAAATCGAGGCGCAAATACGGAGGCGATCGCCCAAGCAAAAGCTAAATATTTCGCTGATAAAGGATTATGGTCTGATGCATTACAGCAAGCATATTCCGTTCCTCAACCATCATCACAATTGTCCCAGATAATCAAAGATTTACCAAATCAGTTATGTAAATAG
- a CDS encoding valine--tRNA ligase, with translation MTATITNLPSLYDPFTTEAKWQQFWESHQTYKADPKKGGKPYCIVIPPPNVTGTLHMGHAFDNSLIDTMVRYHRMKGENTLYLPGTDHASIAVQTILEKQLKAEGKTRYDVGREQFLERAWQWKAESKGTIVNQLRRLGVSVDWSRERFTMDEGLSQAVIEAFFRLYEEGLIYRGNYLVNWCPESQSAVSDLEVDQQEVNGNLWHFRYPLTDGSGYVEVATTRPETMLGDTGVAVNPSDERYQHLIGKTLTLPIMGREIPIIGDELVDPTFGTGCVKVTPAHDPNDFEMGKRHNLPFINIMNKDGSLNENAGEFQGQDRFVARKNVVARLEADGVLVKVEDYKHTVPYSERGKVPVEPLLSTQWFVKIRPMADRALGFLDGQNSPEFIPQRWTKVYRDWLVKLKDWCISRQLWWGHQIPAWYAISQTNGEITDNTPFVVAHNETEAREKLVAQFGENVQIQQDADVLDTWFSSGLWPFSTLGWPAQTDDLATYYPTSTLVTGFDIIFFWVARMTMMAGHFTEKMPFEKVYIHGLVLDEKGQKQSKSKGNGIDPLLLIDKYGTDALRYTLIKEVAGAGQDIRMDYDRQKNQSSSVEASRNFANKLWNAARFVMMNLDGQTPQQLGTPVPTELCDQWILSRYHQVIQQSTNYMDNYALGETAKGLYEFIWGDFCDWYIELVKSRLQPTADAASRRVAQQILAHILEGILKLLHPFMPHITEEIWHTLTQQGEDSQQSLALQLYPQVDSSLINSAVESQFELLFATIRTIRNLRAEADVKPGAKITIKLQSENAQEREIIAQGASYLQDLAKVETLTIAAPETPKVATVKDKAKVNWKKIGLIILGIYALRLGWAIANTINDIPLLGAFFETVGLGYSGWFVWRSIKYGKKTPVPAPETTTPTVTTQEKVIASVVGTIQVILPLTGVVDIEAFTGKLQKRLSKIEGEIQSLNGRLANAKFVEQAPPEVVQGVRDNLAEAEKQAEILRDRVASLSLSS, from the coding sequence ATGACGGCAACAATTACCAATCTCCCCAGTCTTTACGATCCATTTACCACTGAAGCTAAGTGGCAACAGTTTTGGGAATCTCACCAAACCTACAAAGCCGACCCCAAAAAAGGCGGAAAGCCTTACTGCATAGTCATCCCACCCCCAAACGTCACCGGGACTCTGCACATGGGACACGCTTTCGACAACTCCCTGATCGATACCATGGTGCGCTACCACCGGATGAAAGGGGAAAATACCCTATACCTCCCAGGAACTGATCACGCGAGTATTGCAGTTCAAACAATTCTGGAAAAGCAACTCAAAGCTGAAGGTAAAACTCGTTATGATGTGGGACGAGAACAATTCTTAGAACGCGCTTGGCAATGGAAAGCAGAATCTAAGGGCACAATTGTCAATCAACTGCGACGCTTAGGGGTATCAGTCGATTGGTCGCGGGAAAGATTTACCATGGACGAAGGTCTTTCCCAAGCTGTAATCGAAGCTTTTTTCCGCCTCTACGAGGAAGGATTAATTTATCGTGGTAATTATTTAGTCAACTGGTGTCCAGAATCACAATCAGCCGTCTCTGACTTGGAAGTAGACCAACAGGAAGTCAACGGTAATCTCTGGCATTTCCGTTACCCCCTCACCGATGGTTCTGGCTATGTAGAAGTTGCCACCACACGACCAGAAACCATGCTAGGTGACACAGGAGTGGCAGTTAATCCCAGTGATGAGAGATACCAACATTTAATTGGCAAAACCCTCACCCTGCCCATCATGGGACGGGAAATTCCCATTATTGGTGATGAGTTGGTTGACCCCACCTTCGGTACTGGATGTGTAAAAGTTACTCCAGCCCACGACCCCAATGATTTTGAAATGGGTAAACGCCACAACCTACCCTTTATCAACATTATGAATAAGGATGGCAGTCTCAACGAAAACGCCGGAGAGTTTCAGGGACAAGATAGGTTTGTTGCACGGAAAAATGTGGTTGCACGTTTAGAAGCGGATGGTGTTCTCGTCAAGGTAGAAGACTATAAACATACGGTTCCCTACAGTGAACGGGGTAAAGTTCCCGTAGAACCCCTACTTTCCACCCAGTGGTTTGTGAAAATTCGCCCCATGGCTGATCGCGCTCTGGGATTTTTAGACGGGCAAAATTCACCGGAATTCATTCCCCAGCGTTGGACAAAGGTATACCGGGACTGGTTGGTAAAATTAAAGGATTGGTGTATTTCCCGGCAGCTGTGGTGGGGACACCAAATTCCTGCATGGTATGCCATTAGTCAGACAAATGGGGAAATCACAGATAATACACCCTTTGTTGTGGCTCACAATGAGACGGAAGCACGGGAAAAATTAGTTGCCCAATTTGGGGAAAATGTTCAGATTCAGCAGGATGCTGATGTCTTGGATACCTGGTTTTCTTCCGGGTTGTGGCCCTTTTCTACCCTGGGATGGCCCGCACAAACCGATGATTTAGCAACCTATTACCCAACCAGCACCCTAGTGACGGGCTTTGATATCATCTTTTTCTGGGTAGCAAGAATGACGATGATGGCTGGTCACTTCACGGAGAAGATGCCCTTTGAAAAGGTTTATATCCACGGCTTGGTGTTGGATGAAAAGGGACAAAAACAATCTAAATCTAAGGGTAATGGAATTGACCCCCTATTGTTGATTGATAAGTATGGTACGGATGCTTTGCGTTATACCCTAATTAAGGAAGTTGCGGGAGCAGGGCAAGATATTCGTATGGATTACGATCGCCAGAAAAATCAGTCCTCTTCTGTGGAAGCATCGCGCAATTTCGCTAACAAGTTGTGGAATGCAGCCCGGTTTGTGATGATGAATCTGGATGGACAAACCCCGCAGCAATTGGGTACACCAGTCCCCACGGAACTTTGTGATCAATGGATTCTCTCCCGTTACCACCAGGTGATTCAACAAAGTACCAATTACATGGATAACTATGCGTTGGGGGAAACTGCCAAGGGTTTATATGAGTTTATTTGGGGTGATTTCTGTGATTGGTATATTGAACTGGTGAAATCTCGCTTACAACCGACTGCGGATGCTGCATCTCGTCGTGTTGCCCAGCAAATTCTAGCTCATATATTGGAAGGGATTTTAAAGTTACTTCACCCCTTCATGCCCCATATTACCGAAGAAATTTGGCATACCCTGACCCAACAGGGGGAAGATTCTCAGCAAAGTTTGGCGCTGCAACTTTATCCCCAGGTGGATAGTAGTTTGATTAATTCTGCGGTGGAATCGCAGTTTGAGTTACTGTTTGCGACGATTCGCACAATTCGCAATTTACGGGCGGAGGCAGATGTCAAACCTGGTGCGAAAATTACGATTAAGCTGCAAAGTGAAAATGCCCAAGAACGGGAAATTATTGCCCAGGGAGCCAGCTATCTCCAGGATTTGGCAAAGGTAGAAACTTTAACTATTGCTGCCCCAGAAACACCAAAAGTAGCAACTGTCAAGGATAAAGCTAAGGTTAACTGGAAAAAAATCGGTTTAATTATCCTGGGGATTTATGCTCTGCGTTTAGGGTGGGCGATCGCCAACACAATTAACGATATTCCCCTGTTGGGAGCATTTTTTGAGACAGTCGGTTTAGGTTACAGTGGTTGGTTTGTTTGGCGAAGTATCAAATATGGGAAGAAAACTCCCGTTCCTGCCCCAGAAACAACTACACCAACTGTCACAACCCAGGAAAAAGTCATTGCCAGCGTGGTAGGTACGATTCAAGTGATTCTACCCTTAACTGGGGTAGTGGATATTGAAGCATTCACAGGGAAATTGCAGAAACGTCTCAGCAAAATTGAAGGTGAAATCCAATCCCTCAATGGTCGTCTGGCAAATGCTAAATTTGTTGAGCAAGCTCCACCGGAAGTTGTTCAAGGTGTGAGAGATAATTTAGCCGAAGCCGAAAAACAGGCAGAAATTTTGCGCGATCGCGTTGCTTCCCTTTCCCTATCATCCTAG
- a CDS encoding WD40 repeat domain-containing protein, with protein sequence MMSPISWKSLITFGFTLCTSIIPIVAVTPSAPGNTPKPKQLKLTLSGHTEPVRVLTLSPDGQMLASGSDDKTIKLWNPTTGVLLRTLTGHGDRIKSIVITPDGQTVISSSFDNTIKFWNTQTGKETRTITEKTGVRAMLLTPDGKTLISGSSDKSIKFRNLKTRKIDRILKAETTALSISSDGKTLFSGGDNGGKIRIWNLVTGKQVRSFTPPLPKKEERFSGSEQASPPITIAVSNDGKMLLSGGYDDSFQSAGVRSTDGKSFKAWDLKTGKLVHNLSLGTSIDTLVITPDNKTFITGGLNRNILLRDMKKLKITSELIGHGGGIYGLALSRDGKTLYSGSGDKSVKVWQIQP encoded by the coding sequence ATGATGTCACCGATTTCCTGGAAAAGCCTCATCACCTTCGGTTTTACCCTATGTACCTCGATTATTCCTATAGTTGCAGTCACCCCTAGCGCCCCAGGAAATACACCAAAACCCAAGCAACTGAAATTAACTTTATCCGGACACACTGAGCCTGTACGTGTATTAACTCTGTCTCCAGATGGTCAAATGCTGGCGAGTGGTAGTGATGATAAAACCATCAAGCTCTGGAATCCGACTACGGGTGTATTACTTCGTACCTTAACAGGACATGGCGATCGCATTAAATCAATAGTTATAACTCCCGATGGTCAGACAGTAATTAGCAGTAGCTTTGATAACACTATCAAATTTTGGAATACGCAAACAGGTAAGGAAACTCGCACAATTACCGAAAAAACTGGGGTAAGAGCCATGTTATTAACCCCGGATGGAAAAACCTTAATTAGTGGTAGTAGTGATAAAAGTATCAAGTTTCGCAACCTCAAAACTCGCAAAATTGACCGCATACTCAAAGCAGAAACTACTGCACTTTCCATCAGTAGCGATGGTAAAACTCTATTTAGTGGGGGTGATAATGGTGGAAAAATTCGCATCTGGAATCTGGTAACGGGTAAACAAGTACGAAGTTTTACCCCACCACTACCAAAAAAAGAAGAGAGATTTAGCGGTTCTGAGCAAGCATCACCACCTATAACTATTGCTGTGAGTAACGATGGTAAAATGCTCCTCAGTGGCGGATATGATGACAGTTTTCAATCTGCTGGAGTTAGAAGCACGGATGGTAAAAGTTTTAAAGCTTGGGATTTAAAAACAGGTAAACTAGTTCACAATCTTTCCCTGGGTACAAGTATTGATACTTTAGTTATTACTCCTGATAACAAGACATTTATCACTGGTGGTTTAAATAGAAATATTCTTTTGCGGGATATGAAGAAGCTAAAAATAACCAGCGAACTGATAGGACATGGAGGTGGAATTTATGGACTCGCGTTAAGTCGTGATGGGAAGACTTTATATAGTGGAAGCGGTGATAAATCGGTGAAAGTTTGGCAGATACAACCCTAG